Proteins from a genomic interval of Rosa chinensis cultivar Old Blush chromosome 2, RchiOBHm-V2, whole genome shotgun sequence:
- the LOC112190027 gene encoding F-box/kelch-repeat protein At3g06240, whose translation MTLEFGKTIDEDVVEQILSILPPKSLKRFQCVSNRWYALITSPRFVAKHLSNSTHNNLSTSVLMKREVRKDTNPDETEELFSFLHFRNDEDNDVDSVHDEHSFLSSIQEFHIPFPTGVKTPHESLIIIGHCKGIICLAQAASGEVILCNPANHEYKLLPPSTYLPDSDWPFLTTFQFRDGLGFGYDPNFNEYKIVNIGFSAPELSTPDGFNIYNPPKAAVYTLGTDTWREIKTDSLETETTILWPEQFQMHFKDMCFWLGHEQHKELDVFDEGEEQFIREVIIMFDTGDELFHNIMLPDEFDYPSKNYFVENLLGWKDSVALLGGKICQISSFGIWVIEEFGGPNGGAWTKHITFDLPVEPLIFWKSDRVLLNGPNNTDYRGLIFSYNLGTKKLKNLPIRSERTDSTAIVYVSSLVSVLGGGKPESKDNSTPNAEFSVFEYPSPPVSHYMVDKKTYSYSVWAIPSDDVSLRIKKVMEGLRTEFGGPEIDPHIAVVGSIRMKHEDMLNKFISLQSHVISSYKAKVNQVVTRSSYFQCISLLIHSSFKVSPELSFTTGVCGGQFRFWNKVRPHLNLLYGYLTEEERKKAQEKVSYMDEGLSSLSFFITRLALYKIDYKDRSLKSWEKIADYPLRFE comes from the exons ATGACGTTGGAGTTTGGCAAAACTATTGATGAAGATGTGGTGGAGCAAATCCTATCAATTCTGCCACCCAAATCTCTGAAGCGATTTCAGTGCGTCTCTAACAGGTGGTATGCTCTGATCACCAGTCCCAGGTTCGTAGCTAAGCACCTCTCCAATTCCACGCACAACAATCTCTCCACCAGTGTTCTTATGAAGCGTGAAGTCCGTAAGGATACCAACCCTGACGAGACTGAAGAGTTGTTCTCATTCCTTCATTTTCGAAATGATGAAGATAATGATGTTGATAGTGTGCATGATGAGCATAGCTTTCTTTCTAGTATCCAGGAATTCCATATTCCGTTTCCTACCGGTGTAAAGACTCCGCACGAATCACTTATAATTATAGGCCATTGTAAAGGGATCATTTGTCTAGCTCAAGCCGCTTCTGGTGAGGTGATTTTATGCAACCCAGCAAATCATGAATATAAGCTTCTTCCCCCCTCTACATACCTTCCAGATTCCGATTGGCCCTTTCTAACCACATTCCAGTTCAGAGATGGTTTGGGATTTGGATATGATCCGAACTTTAACGAATATAAAATTGTTAACATTGGATTTTCTGCTCCAGAATTATCTACGCCTGATGGATTTAACATTTATAATCCTCCCAAAGCAGCTGTCTACACCCTTGGTACTGATACTTGGAGAGAGATCAAGACTGATTCGTTAGAAACAGAAACTACTATTCTTTGGCCCGAACAATTCCAGATGCACTTCAAGGATATGTGTTTTTGGCTGGGACATGAGCAACATAAGGAATTGGACGTGTTTGATGAAGGCGAGGAGCAATTCATTAGGGAAGTTATCATTATGTTTGATACTGGGGATGAGCTTTTTCATAATATAATGTTACCGGATGAATTTGATTATCCatcaaaaaattattttgttgagaaCCTTTTAGGGTGGAAGGACTCCGTTGCTCTTTTGGGAGGAAAAATCTGTCAAATATCATCGTTTGGAATATGGGTGATAGAAGAATTTGGTGGTCCTAACGGTGGTGCTTGGACAAAACACATAACTTTTGACCTCCCTGTGGAACCGTTGATATTTTGGAAGAGCGACAGGGTTCTTTTGAATGGTCCTAACAACACTGATTATAGAGGACTTATATTCTCTTATAATCTCGGTACCAAAAAGCTTAAAAATCTTCCCATTCGAAGCGAGCGGACTGACTCTACTGCTATTGTGTATGTGAGCAGTCTAGTTTCAGTATTGGGAGGCGGAAAACCCGAGAGCAAAGATAATTCTACACCCAAT GCTGAATTTTCTGTATTTGAGTACCCTTCTCCACCAGTCAGTCATTATATGGTTGACAAGAAAACTTACTCATATTCGGTGTGGGCAATCCCATCAGATGATGTGTCTCTCAGGATTAAGAAAGTGATGGAGGGACTGCGGACTGAATTCGGCGGGCCGGAGATTGATCCCCACATTGCCGTTGTGGGTTCCATCCGTATGAAGCATGAGGATATGCTCAACAAGTTCATATCTCTCCAGTCTCATGTTATTTCTTCGTACAAAGCAAAAGTTAATCAAGTCGTTACTAGGAGTTCCTATTTCCAATGTATTTCTCTCCTcattcattcatctttcaaggtgtcaCCAGAG TTATCGTTTACAACTGGAGTCTGTGGTGGGCAATTCCGTTTCTGGAATA AAGTTAGGCCACATTTGAACCTCCTTTATGGTTACCTgacagaagaagaaaggaagaaagcTCAAGAAAAAGTCAGTTATATGGATGAAGGCCTCAGCAGCTTGAGCTTCTTTATAACTCGACTTGCATTGTACAAAATTGACTACAAAGACAGAAGTCTCAAATCATGGGAGAAGATTGCTGATTACCCCCTCCGATTTGAGTAA